The Salicibibacter halophilus DNA window TTAATTGTTTTTCCAAAATCTCCGACGAAACTCCCGGCGGTAATTTGTGTCGCGACGCCGCCTTTCACTTTTTCGTACAGCCACCCGTGATTTGCCAAAATTTGGACATTACGCTCCGGGTGTACAATAATCGGCACCACTTCTTGCTGCAGCAGTTCATAAAGCACTTGATCTGCATAACGCGGCACATCGCTGCTCGAAAATTCAACGAAAACGTAACGCCCGCCGTCCCCAAGCGTGCAAATGTCTCCGTCCATTAATCCTGCGACGATATCGCCATGGATGCGCGGTTCCTGCCCGGGTAAAACCATGATCGGCAGCCGTTCGTCCACGATCGCGTCGTTCAATCGTTGCGTTTCTTTCAGGATGTCTTTTTTTCCGTTGGTATAATGCCCGTTTTTATGATGCGGGGTTGCAATCATATGCGTGATGCCGTCGTTGACTGCTTGCCTTGCCATTTCCAGGCTTTCTTGCATATGAGGGGAACCGTCATCCAAACCTGGCAGAATATGACTATGTATGTCGATCATTGCAACCTCCTGCTTTCCTCTTCCATGGTAACATAGCCCTAGGAAATTTCAACAATTAATCTCCATAATAATACATATAATTGCTATTTTTACGTTCTTGTCGATTGAGCACGGCTCCGAGCATTTTTGCGTTCGTTTGTTTGAGCAGATCGGTGGCTTTGCGGGCCTCTTCCTTTTCCGTTTCGCCGCTTGCCACGACGAGCAGGACTCCATCGCTCATTCCGGCAACGATTTGCGCATCAGTGACGGCAAGGACGGGCGGAGTGTCGATAACGATATAGTCATAAAGGGTGCGCGCTTCTTGAATAATATCTTTCATTTTCTGCGAACCAAGCAATTCCGAAGGGTTCGGCGGGATCGGACCGCAGGTGACGACATCGAGGGCTTCATTGCCCGTCGTTTCGATCACGTCTTGCAAATCGCGTTGCCCGGTCATTACATTCGTGATTCCGGTGTGATTCGCGAGGTAAAACATATATTGCATCGTCGGTTTACGCATGTCCGCGTCGATGAGCAATACTTTTTCGTTTTGTTGCGCGATCGTCTCGGCCAGGTTTGCGTTCACGGTCGTTTTCCCTTCCTCCGGGCCGGATGAGGTGGTCATGATCGCTTGCATGTCTTGATCGACGGACGCGTATTGAATGTTCGTCCGAATCGTGCGGAATTGCTCCGACACCGGAGAACGAGGATTTTCCCGGACGATCAGGCTGCGCCGTTTATTTTGCTTGCGTCGCTTTTTGAGCATCATACACCCTCCTTTGCTCGGATTGCGGTGTCCGCTGTGCGTCCGAAGCCTCTATCTCGGGAATCGATCCGAGGGAAACAAGCCCGAGTTCTTTTTCCAAGTCTTCTTCATTTTTAATCGTATTGTCGAGAAATTCGAGCAGAAACGCGAGACCAACCGCTGCCATCAGCCCGACAACGAACGCGATCGCCATGTTCAAGGTCGGCTGCGGCGAAACCGGCGACGTCACTTGCCCAAGATCCGGGCTCGCGAGGATGCTGACATTGTCAATGTTCATGATCGTCTCGACTTCTTCCTGGAACACATTCGCGACCGTATTGACGAGCGTGACCGCCGCGCGCGGATCAGGGTCCGTCACCGACACCGTCACTACTTGTGATTCCCCTTCCGGTTGCACATCCACTTGGGATGACAGCTGAGAATAGGAGCGGTCAATTCCCGTTCGTTCAATCACCAAATCGAGAA harbors:
- a CDS encoding tyrosine-protein phosphatase, with the protein product MIDIHSHILPGLDDGSPHMQESLEMARQAVNDGITHMIATPHHKNGHYTNGKKDILKETQRLNDAIVDERLPIMVLPGQEPRIHGDIVAGLMDGDICTLGDGGRYVFVEFSSSDVPRYADQVLYELLQQEVVPIIVHPERNVQILANHGWLYEKVKGGVATQITAGSFVGDFGKTIKKFSGQLIDHNLTHFVASDTHGTKKRPNRLRQAYAEMEKQYGTNTALFFQQNADLLINNHSLMMDEPERIKKKKKLFGFFR
- a CDS encoding CpsD/CapB family tyrosine-protein kinase; the protein is MMLKKRRKQNKRRSLIVRENPRSPVSEQFRTIRTNIQYASVDQDMQAIMTTSSGPEEGKTTVNANLAETIAQQNEKVLLIDADMRKPTMQYMFYLANHTGITNVMTGQRDLQDVIETTGNEALDVVTCGPIPPNPSELLGSQKMKDIIQEARTLYDYIVIDTPPVLAVTDAQIVAGMSDGVLLVVASGETEKEEARKATDLLKQTNAKMLGAVLNRQERKNSNYMYYYGD
- a CDS encoding YveK family protein, which codes for MEETISLKEIFETLKKRWRMITSITLGAVILSAIISFFIMTPQYEATTQLLVNQGEQEQQDSLEVGDIDTNVELINTYSVIIQSPAILDLVIERTGIDRSYSQLSSQVDVQPEGESQVVTVSVTDPDPRAAVTLVNTVANVFQEEVETIMNIDNVSILASPDLGQVTSPVSPQPTLNMAIAFVVGLMAAVGLAFLLEFLDNTIKNEEDLEKELGLVSLGSIPEIEASDAQRTPQSEQRRVYDAQKATQAK